In one Brassica oleracea var. oleracea cultivar TO1000 chromosome C9, BOL, whole genome shotgun sequence genomic region, the following are encoded:
- the LOC106316086 gene encoding probable potassium channel AKT5 isoform X1, whose protein sequence is MDNKKKKVWFWPEKQGGGVSIKEAEDIAAEHVLTEETISHYSFSKGLLPPLGVNSGSTRHVKLRFFIVSPFDPRYRAWDWFLVLLVVYTAWASPFEFGYLQTPRAPLSIIDNVVNGFFAIDIVLTFFVAFLDKATIQGYGIFSMLRLWSLRRASNCFARLEKDQKYNYFWVRCTKLLLTRIHTRRRTSGGHTKHNAAGKSILKMGGKINIEDGFHHQNNQHRQFEMAVEEEKCGGGGGGEEDDDDDHRFVVERDGSLTMEEDKTTSVSGSEESRTSARDEAERVWLELYQIGHLGFGKVSFTGI, encoded by the exons ATGGATAATAAGAAGAAGAAAGTGTGGTTTTGGCCGGAGAAACAAGGCGGCGGAGTTTCGATCAAGGAGGCGGAGGATATAGCGGCGGAGCATGTTTTGACGGAAGAGACGATAAGTCATTACAGTTTTAGCAAAGGTCTTCTTCCGCCTCTCGGTGTTAATTCTGGCTCTACGCGTCACGTTAAGCTCCGCTTCTTCATCGTCTCTCCCTTCGATCCTCGCTACAG GGCATGGGATTGGTTTCTAGTGCTTTTGGTGGTCTACACAGCATGGGCTTCTCCTTTTGAGTTTGGCTACCTACAAACGCCAAGAGCACCTCTCAGTATTATAGATAACGTTGTCAATGGATTTTTCGCGATTGACATCGTTTTGACATTCTTTGTTGCCTTCTTGGACAAGGCAACCATTCAAGGATATGGCATTTTCAGTATGCTGCGTCTGTGGAGTCTTCGCAGGGCCAGTAATTGTTTTGCTAG ATTGGAGAAGGATCAGAAATACAACTACTTTTGGGTTCGATGCACAAAGCTTCTCCTG ACACGAATTCATACAAGAAGAAGAACAAGCGGAGGCCACACAAAACACAACGCTGCGGGAAAATCAATATTGAAGATGGGAGGGAAAATCAATATTGAAGATGGGTTTCATCATCAGAATAACCAACACCGTCAGTTTGAGATGGCAGTGGAAGAAGAGAAATGTGGTGGGGGGGGAGGGGGAGAAGAAGATGATGATGATGATCACCGGTTTGTGGTGGAGAGAGATGGAAGTTTAACGATGGAGGAAGATAAAACGACGTCGGTTAGTGGGAGTGAAGAGTCGAGAACAAGTGCAAGAGATGAAGCAGAGAGAGTGTGGTTAGAGTTGTATCAAATTGGTCATCTTGGATTTGGTAAAGTATCTTTCACTGGGATTTAA
- the LOC106316086 gene encoding probable potassium channel AKT5 isoform X2, translating to MDNKKKKVWFWPEKQGGGVSIKEAEDIAAEHVLTEETISHYSFSKGLLPPLGVNSGSTRHVKLRFFIVSPFDPRYRAWDWFLVLLVVYTAWASPFEFGYLQTPRAPLSIIDNVVNGFFAIDIVLTFFVAFLDKATIQGYGIFSMLRLWSLRRASNCFARLEKDQKYNYFWVRCTKLLLRHESFVS from the exons ATGGATAATAAGAAGAAGAAAGTGTGGTTTTGGCCGGAGAAACAAGGCGGCGGAGTTTCGATCAAGGAGGCGGAGGATATAGCGGCGGAGCATGTTTTGACGGAAGAGACGATAAGTCATTACAGTTTTAGCAAAGGTCTTCTTCCGCCTCTCGGTGTTAATTCTGGCTCTACGCGTCACGTTAAGCTCCGCTTCTTCATCGTCTCTCCCTTCGATCCTCGCTACAG GGCATGGGATTGGTTTCTAGTGCTTTTGGTGGTCTACACAGCATGGGCTTCTCCTTTTGAGTTTGGCTACCTACAAACGCCAAGAGCACCTCTCAGTATTATAGATAACGTTGTCAATGGATTTTTCGCGATTGACATCGTTTTGACATTCTTTGTTGCCTTCTTGGACAAGGCAACCATTCAAGGATATGGCATTTTCAGTATGCTGCGTCTGTGGAGTCTTCGCAGGGCCAGTAATTGTTTTGCTAG ATTGGAGAAGGATCAGAAATACAACTACTTTTGGGTTCGATGCACAAAGCTTCTCCTG AGACATGAGAGTTTTGTTTCCTAA